TTTAAAAGGCTGGGAAACCAAAGATGAAACAGTAGATTTTCCACTCATAGAAATTACAGAAAATAAAGTAGTTTTTGAAGGTATGAGCTTTGAGCGTGTATCTAATACTGAAATGAATGTCTATGTAGACATAAAAGAAAACGGACAAACAGAGATAGTAAAATTTAACTATAAAAAGAAAATTAAAAAGCCTCTAAAACAACTTATTAAAGTAAAACAGGCAAGGATAAATCCAATAATTGATGGCGTCGCCAATGAAGATATTTGGAACACTTCAGAATGGTTACCCATTAATCAACTATGGCTAGGAGATTTATATACACCACAAGATTTTCAAGGACGTTATAAATTAGCTTGGACGTCTGATGCACTGTATTTGTTGGCTGAAATAAAAGATGATATTTTAATTGACAACGAAAAAGACCCATTAAAAACTTGGTGGAACGATGACTGCCTAGAAATATTTATTGATGAAGATAATAGTGGTGGAAACCATCAGTACAATCATAATGCGTTTGCTTATCATATTGCTTTAGATGGTAACGTCGTAGATATGTCACCAGATCAAAAAGGTAAACTCTATAATTCTCATATTAACTCGAAACGAATTACAACTGGTAATACTTCTATATGGGAAGTCAAAATTTCACTTTTTGATGACAGTTATAAGGACAATACCAAAAACAAACCCGTAAAACTAACCGCAAATAAAAATATAGGTTTTGCACTAGCCTATTGTGATAACGATAAAAGTCAAAATCGTGAAAATTTTATAGGATCAGTTGCTGTCCACGGTGATGATAAAAATCGAGGTTGGAT
This DNA window, taken from Winogradskyella sp. PC-19, encodes the following:
- a CDS encoding DUF6265 family protein, which translates into the protein MKYISIFTLLFSICFYAQNKTLEPKLENIAWISGTWHGEAFGGITEEIWSEPSGGSMMATFKLINDGKVTFYEIEIIREIENSLILQLKHFGADLKGWETKDETVDFPLIEITENKVVFEGMSFERVSNTEMNVYVDIKENGQTEIVKFNYKKKIKKPLKQLIKVKQARINPIIDGVANEDIWNTSEWLPINQLWLGDLYTPQDFQGRYKLAWTSDALYLLAEIKDDILIDNEKDPLKTWWNDDCLEIFIDEDNSGGNHQYNHNAFAYHIALDGNVVDMSPDQKGKLYNSHINSKRITTGNTSIWEVKISLFDDSYKDNTKNKPVKLTANKNIGFALAYCDNDKSQNRENFIGSVAVHGDDKNRGWIDANIFGTLLLSKDQKK